One region of Juglans regia cultivar Chandler chromosome 4, Walnut 2.0, whole genome shotgun sequence genomic DNA includes:
- the LOC118348193 gene encoding DNA damage-repair/toleration protein DRT100-like: MLQALSLGANKLEGQIPSDLCHLKSLYMLFLYSNKLFGHIPTCISNLTSLGYLYLEFNQLTSTIPLSLWSLTNLLEVDLSSNSLTGILSLEIGDMKAMGILNLSRNQLLGNIPRTISGLIHLTNLSLAVNQLEGSIPESFGELLSLESLDLSYNNLSGRIPKSLEALLYLKYLNVSFNNLRGKIPIGGPFVHFWFASFISNDALCGAP, translated from the coding sequence ATGTTACAAGCTTTGTCCCTTGGAGCTAATAAACTAGAGGGTCAGATCCCATCTGATCTTTGTCATCTAAAGAGCTTGTATATGTTGTTTCTATATAGCAATAAGCTTTTTGGACATATTCCAACATGCATAAGCAATCTAACTTCCCTAGGATATCTCTACTTAGAATTCAACCAATTAACTTCCACGATTCCTTTGAGCTTGTGGAGCCTTACAAATCTCTTGGAGGTTGACCTGTCATCCAATTCATTAACTGGCATTCTTTCATTAGAGATTGGAGATATGAAAGCCATGGGGATATTGAATCTATCAAGAAATCAACTATTAGGGAATATCCCAAGAACAATTAGTGGCCTTATACATCTAACTAATCTCTCTTTAGCAGTCAATCAACTAGAAGGTTCAATTCCAGAGTCTTTTGGCGAGTTGTTAAGTTTGGAGAGCTTAGATCTTTCCTACAACAATTTATCTGGAAGAATTCCCAAGTCCTTAGAAGCACTTTTATACCTCAAGTATTTAAATGTCTCTTTCAATAATCTACGAGGGAAAATTCCAATAGGAGGACCATTTGTACACTTCTGGTTTGCTTCATTTATCTCAAATGATGCGCTTTGTGGTGCTCCTTGA